One Danio aesculapii chromosome 22, fDanAes4.1, whole genome shotgun sequence genomic window carries:
- the gpr52 gene encoding G-protein coupled receptor 52, which produces MNQSGLIEPVPTANGSLSSHFSVSLNHSCPLGWGQNKVLEACVLETAVIVLLTVLIIAGNLTVIFVFHCAPLLHHYTTSYFIQTMAYADLLVGLSCLVPTLSLLHYPAGVQEPITCQVFSYIISVLKSVSMACLACISVDRYLAITKPLSYNQLVTPCRLRCCIILIWIYSCVVFLPSFFGWGKPGYHGDIFEWCAHSWPTSALFTGFVVCLLYAPAALVVCFTYFHIFRICQQHNRDISERRARFPSQEMETTEGGNPAGHGPDRRYAMVLFRITSVFYMLWLPYIFYFLLESSHVLDSPALSFVTTWLAISNSFCNCVIYSLSNSVFRLGMRRLSQTLCSSCSFSPCTHDDKDFGEPKPRKRANSCSI; this is translated from the coding sequence ATGAACCAGTCAGGGTTGATCGAACCAGTCCCCACTGCAAACGGGAGCCTCAGTAGTCACTTCAGCGTGTCCTTAAACCACTCCTGCCCTCTAGGCTGGGGACAGAACAAAGTCTTGGAGGCTTGCGTCTTAGAAACTGCGGTCATCGTGTTGCTGACAGTACTCATCATTGCTGGGAATTTGACAGTGATCTTTGTGTTTCACTGTGCCCCGTTGTTACACCACTACACCACCAGCTACTTCATCCAGACTATGGCCTACGCAGATCTGTTGGTGGGACTAAGTTGCCTTGTTCCCACTCTTTCACTGCTCCATTACCCAGCTGGTGTCCAAGAACCGATCACTTGTCAGGTGTTCAGCTACATCATCTCCGTTCTCAAGAGCGTTTCAATGGCATGTTTGGCCTGCATTAGTGTGGACCGATATTTGGCTATTACAAAGCCCCTTTCCTACAACCAACTGGTAACACCCTGTCGCCTTCGCTGCTGCATCATTCTCATATGGATCTACTCTTGCGTGGTGTTTCTTCCCTCTTTCTTTGGCTGGGGTAAGCCAGGGTATCATGGGGATATCTTTGAGTGGTGTGCCCACTCTTGGCCAACGTCTGCACTGTTCACTGGTTTTGTTGTATGCCTGCTCTACGCTCCTGCTGCCCTGGTGGTATGTTTCACCTACTTCCACATCTTTCGCATCTGCCAGCAGCACAATCGAGATATCAGTGAGCGGAGGGCACGCTTTCCCAGCCAAGAGATGGAAACTACAGAAGGGGGCAACCCTGCAGGCCATGGGCCAGACCGACGATACGCAATGGTGCTCTTTCGCATCACTAGTGTCTTCTATATGCTGTGGCTCCCCTACATTTTCTATTTCCTTCTGGAGAGCTCCCATGTGCTGGATAGCCCTGCCCTCTCTTTTGTGACCACCTGGTTAGCAATTAGCAACAGCTTCTGCAACTGCGTCATTTATAGCCTCTCCAACAGCGTATTCCGGCTGGGGATGCGAAGACTTTCACAGACGCTCTGCTCCTCCTGCTCTTTCAGCCCCTGCACTCATGATGACAAGGACTTTGGAGAGCCAAAGCCGAGAAAGAGAGCCAACTCCTGCTCCATCTGA